The Aedes albopictus strain Foshan chromosome 2, AalbF5, whole genome shotgun sequence region TTCTAACAAGCACCTACCTACATTAACACATATGTTGACGAACAAATCGcaataaagggtgtccacgatgaaattggcaacagaaaatattgtataactttcgattgcgttcgccaaaatagctaatttttttaccatgaatagaatattatgtgtagccaataccataaaattttcattaaaatcggttgagtattggcggagatatcgttgaaacaagggaattgccacttgagaatcttgtacaaacaaacattttggaaaatatcacttttttgccgtttcaactctggcgccaaaaatactgaattgatttcaatgaaaatttttatgtacgttaaatatgtatgtagaagtaatttgtcaaaatttcattcaatttgatcataccgttaaaaagttatacccatatatgtcgcactatgtcacaataagcagatgtggtttttggtatagtgaaattcaaactgctcttactttgaaagtactcaacaaaaatggctgaaattttcactgtaaacagtttaacacaacaatataACACTGttgaagttttataaaaatcgggacagtgttaccagttctacagtcaaaatagtgcacgcggaactaaaaatggtcaaaaagtacctaaaatttaccttgaagcgatttgagctttggatatttactagaaaaagtactgaaccgatttcgatcaaatttttagcaCTTAAtcgatactatgttaagaatatcgagtgaaattttcaaacgttttgatggagtaacaacaaagttatagcctaagcaattttttgaaatggatgcccaaattttctaaaatctcattttatgagatCGACAATATCTGctccaatactcaatcgatttcaatgaaaattctatggtattagctactcataatatactattcatggtcaaaaaattagctattttggcgaacgcaatcaaaagttatacaatattttctgtgtgccaatttcatcgtggacaccctttagtaTTTTATATCATACGATGCATTGTAATAATTTTCATTAGGTCGTTACGATTCCCAACCAAACTTTGCTAACATTATATATGATTTTTAAGAGTATGCAAACACCGACGACTCAATTAGCGCAATTTATGACTAGCTCTATGCACAACAAACTTACTCCGTAACAAATCGCATCAACGATTATATATACAATTGGACTTGAAATTTTTTATCACAAGATTCAACGATTTTTACGATTTTGAATTCTGACAGCGAGATATACGATTTTGAATGTACTTCCCATTACAACCTGTGGTTTACTGGGTAgctagacggacccggtcgtgttcagttccgcctgccagcatgtactttgtcttagccgcattcatcaACAGGCTGCatcgcgttttaggcgggtgtacagttctgccaccgttccaaatgttctggcgacaaTGACTAAGTCGTCCGCAAAgcagacaaattgaccggattttgtgaaagtcGTACCCCAGCTCTTCGAATTACACCTTCCAAAgttatgttgaagagtaggcatgagagtccgtcacctagtCGCAGTCCCCgacaagattcgaatgaactggatacttCACCCGAAGCTCTCACGCAGTttttcacaccgtccatcgttgctttaatcagtctagtcagcttcccaggaaagccgttttcgtccatgattttccatagatctgtgcggtcgatactgtcgtatgccacttcgaagtcgatgaacaagtgatgcgttgagacctggtattgaCGGCATTTATGGAAGTtttgccgtacagtgaagatctggtccgttgtcgaccggccgtcgatgaagccggcttgataacttgaaATTACAGACTACTTAAATGAAttgatgaaaattaaattttggggaagaaatctctaaaataataAGATCTTGTGATAGTTTTTGAAGTTATTTATTGGTTTTTGTGTAAGATTTTTGATGAACTAACTACAACGTAGAAGAGACAATTGTTGAAGTTTTCTTTAAAATAGTCAGGTGACAACTGGTGTGGATATTCCAGCTTCAGTTTCTGAAATGAGCTGAGAGCGATTGAATCCAGATAAGTCACAATGACATTTGCAGTCTACTgaaaacatgttgaatatttgatAGTCAGTTTAAGCTGAACTCTATGCGAAATTCTTGGCAAACTTCCTtgtgtgtttcgaaaaatgttGCTCATTTagtatggagaaattcttaaatttttggaatgctttcatttttggaataatttttgtAGAGCTTTACAATATTATTGATAATCTCGAGCAGAATTCAAAAGTATGTGAACTGCGAATATTGATTCGACTTTTCAACAATAACAGATCTTAAACATTCCCAAATGGTCTAGAAGCGTACTAATTttgaattataacaaaatgaaattTTTTCTTCAAACAACGTTGATAATCAGTGAATATTTTCTTCGAATAAGCTCCCAAAGTTGTCAGAGATGGAAGCAAGCATGGCGCCACCAGAAGTCTATTATCTGCGAGGTGCAGTTTTTTGAGATTGGGCAGTTTAGAGAATGTTACCATTTGCGTAGTGCTGAACCCACAATTGTTGCATTTCAGAATTTCCAGCGAGTTGCTCACCAGAAATGGTTGGCCTTTTTGCGGCGCAAGATCTCGGTTACTGCTCAGATCAAGCTTCTTCATATTGTGCAGACCAACCAGTATTGTGGTCGGCAGGCTCGTCAGCTTATTTTGGGTGAGGTCCATCATCCACATGTTAGGGTTGTTCCGGAAGGCACGCTTCTCGATCATCTGGATTGCGTTGTTTGGCAAAAGGAGTGTCTCCAACAGAGGCAATCTTCGCAACGAGCGAGTGTAAATCGTCTTTATATCGCAGCTTTCACAAACCAGGTCGATTAGGCTCCTAGATATCAGGAAAGGAGATCCGTCAGATGGGAATGTCAATTGGGGATTCTCTGACAGAATCAACCTTTCCAGGCTCGACAGTTCGGAAATGTCACTAGGAAATGCGTCAAGGTTGTTTCCTTGCAGTGACAGATATGCTATGTCGGATACAGGATGCGGCAAATTGGCAACATTAAATTCGGTGAGGTTCCGGAAGCGGTAATCGACAACTCTGAAAATAAATATATAACCATTGAGATGGTTTCAAACACATTTGGATTGTTGAGCTACTTACGTATTATCGTCTTCGCCCAAACAAAGACACATCCCAAAAGCAAGAACTACAATCAGGGAGCGCATGTTTGTGTAGTTTAAACTACAAATAAGGAGTAATTATTGCGATGTCAACTATCCGCAAAAAGTTTTAACGCCTTTAATAATGTGACGCCAAAGTTTGGATGTTCGATGTTTTATTACCTGCAATGAAAAACAtttattattttgtttatttatttattcatttttttatttatttatttatttatatattcatttatttatttatttatttatttatttatttatttatttattgattgatttatttattcCTGAAATCTTAAGATGATGTCTTTTATGTTAAAGAAGCTCAAGGATTTAGTTTGTGCATAGTCTGGCTATGAACTTTTCATCGTCGCTTCCGTATGTGATTTCAATTCGGgctgattttttttcgcaataaatGATAGACTGATAGAGGtacagggggtggtcaaaatgtaaatgctgtagcttttcatagagtgcatcaaaaattctcaaatt contains the following coding sequences:
- the LOC134287432 gene encoding leucine-rich repeat-containing G-protein coupled receptor 5-like isoform X1, with amino-acid sequence MRSLIVVLAFGMCLCLGEDDNTVVDYRFRNLTEFNVANLPHPVSDIAYLSLQGNNLDAFPSDISELSSLERLILSENPQLTFPSDGSPFLISRSLIDLVCESCDIKTIYTRSLRRLPLLETLLLPNNAIQMIEKRAFRNNPNMWMMDLTQNKLTSLPTTILVGLHNMKKLDLSSNRDLAPQKGQPFLVSNSLEILKCNNCGFSTTQMVTFSKLPNLKKLHLADNRLLVAPCLLPSLTTLGAYSKKIFTDYQRCLKKKFHFVIIQN
- the LOC134287432 gene encoding leucine-rich repeat-containing G-protein coupled receptor 5-like isoform X2, coding for MRSLIVVLAFGMCLCLGEDDNTVVDYRFRNLTEFNVANLPHPVSDIAYLSLQGNNLDAFPSDISELSSLERSLIDLVCESCDIKTIYTRSLRRLPLLETLLLPNNAIQMIEKRAFRNNPNMWMMDLTQNKLTSLPTTILVGLHNMKKLDLSSNRDLAPQKGQPFLVSNSLEILKCNNCGFSTTQMVTFSKLPNLKKLHLADNRLLVAPCLLPSLTTLGAYSKKIFTDYQRCLKKKFHFVIIQN